AGCTAAGTGCAGTTTCCCAATAGTGCTGGACACCCTTCTTCTCCACTTCTAAAgttactactactactactactactactactactactactaagcaagccctgtccagccccaCAGTCATTCTGTTTGGCTCAGTTGACAGGGCTGTGGTTTTCCTGGGCTTTTGGCTAATATCAAAGGATGGGGAAAAAGTCATACTAGGAatcttcctgtttctttctttccagcTCTACCAGATGTACTCAGGTATCCTGGATTACCTGCCTGGCCCACACAACAATATATTTGCAGAATTTGATGCTCTGAAAGCATTTGTAGCAGAGGAGGTGAAGTTGCACCAAGCCTCCCTAGATCCCAACTCCCCTCAGGATTTCATTGACTGTTTCCTCAGCAAAATGCAGGAGGTAAGGAGACAGATGGCCCCAGCTTGCCCCCAAACACACCTATGCTGAGTCCTTCCCTCTCATGAGTAACACAGACATTGGGCTGACCCATTCCCAGTCAGCTGAGCAATGGGAAAACAGCAACAATACCCCAGATATTGTCTGTATTACAGCTTATAGCTCTGGGCTTGCATTCTCACTAGCCACCACTACCTGCAGCTGTTCAGAGAGGAAGAGCTTCCTCTGTTTTCACCAAAACACAGGGACTTTTTCAGTTTGGTCCTGCAGTTCTTTCACTGGAAAGCAGTTGGCACAGCAAACAAGCAGTGAAGTGCCATTCAATACACAGCTTAAAAGAGGGTTGGTACTGAGTTTACTGCTCAAGGTAGCATTGCAATTCTCCAGATGGCTGTTGCAGCTTAGCAGAGAAATGCAACAGCTGTAGGACAGAAGGAAGGTCTGGGATGACATGAGAAAGGgccacttctctcagctcagccagagaaaaaacaaagccttttccttAGGAGAAAGATCGTCCCAATTCCAGTTTCTACCTGAAGAACCTGATAACAAGCACCTTTGACTTGTTCATCGCTGGAACTGAGACAACAAGCACCACTGTCCGATATGGACTTCTGCTTCTTCTCAAATACCCAAAAATACAAGGTACCAGTTTGTGATCTCTTCCACTCCAGCTattcccctgggctgggcacatGTCTAACACCACATCCTTCTCCCAGATGTCCCCCTcatctctctctccctctgacCTAACTGTGTCCACATCTTTGTTTAGCCAAATAATAGAACTTTCTTTGCATGGGCAGCAGTGGAGCTGTGTTCCAGTTAACATCAAAACCAGCATAATGTTCCTGCCATCTGTGATTTGTAAACAGCAGAGGTCAACCTATTTAGAtaggtttggttttatttaccCATTTGATGGTTTATGCCTCTCATGACAGAGAAAATTCAAGAAGAGATTGACCAGGTAGTAGGACGGTCAAGAAAACCTTGTGTGGCTGACCGGACCCAGATGCCCTACACAGATGCCGTGGTCCATGAGATCCAGCGCTTCATCTCTCTTATTCCCCTGGCTCTTCCTCACACTGTGACCAAAGACACCAGCTTCAGAAACTATGTCATTCCTAAGGTTGGCTTCCTCAATTTCAGCAGTTCTTAGGCCATCATTTACAAGCCACAAGTTAGAACTGTTGTGGCCTGACCTTGTTTTCACCCAGCCCTTTGTGGGTTTTATCCTCAGGCAGCTGTAGCTCACTTGCACTCCCTTGTTGATGCTTCATGGGCCAAGACTAGAACAGTAGCTCTGACCAACACTTTTGTTCCCTTGCTCTGCAGCTTTACCTATTTGCAGAAGCATAGTAGGGTCACAAATACCCAGAGCAGTGATTCTTCACACAAAAGGCAGCaaagctgaggagctgctcacCACCATCCAGGATAGCTTGTGCACGTGCTTGGGAGCAAAATCATTTGCTGGTTATAGAGCACAGAAAGACTCTGAGCCACAAAATGCTGTAGGGTATGTTTGCATTGAATGGAACAAGCCAAACCTGTTTGCTCTGTTCTAGCACACTTCCTGAGGCAGTCTCTGCTGGCCACTGCCAGAGGCAGGCTGGTGGGCTAGAGCAGCCCATGGCTTGGCCTggcctgctgcagcagtgctcttTGCTCTTCTGGGTGACTGTGGGAAgctggaaacagcagcacatgggCTGCTGGTGGTGTGATTTCCAGCCATGTAAAACCATAAAGCAGGACCCAGAGAACTgttcagctgccagcagagaacTCTTCTGCATCACTGCTGAATACTCCAGCCCCTGTAAAGGCTGGCCAGGAAGTGGCAAAATAGAGGATTGCAGCAGGAGAAATTTgtcaggagaagggaaatgaAACAGGAGTTTCTTTTAAACAACTTTGTGGGCTTTTGATATTTTGGACTTTCTGAAAAGAAGGGACATAGTGCATCTGCAATATTGTGAGACACCAAGAAAGAGAAGAATTAGGTGGGGTGTGCCCTGATGACCAGAGCAAGTGAGGATGAATGTTCTGGAGATGAGAGGGAGAATTCAGGAAGAGCAGGCAACAACTGCTGTGACATTCAGTAGGGTCTCCCTAAAGCTGCCTCCTGTAAAGAAGGGGTACCAAAAGGAAACCAAAGGCACTGGTAGGGTTATACAGGGAAGCATAATCTCAGCTTGGCAGACAGTCAGATTGAGTGATCTAATTCACCTGCCTTTCATGTTCTGCTCTTCTTGTGTTACTTCAGGGCACCACAATTTACCCTGTCCTCACTTCTGTCCTCCACGACAGTAAAGAGTTTCCAAACCCACATGAGTTCAATCCTGAACATTTCCTGAACAAGGATGGCACCTTCAGGAAGAGTGACTACTTCATGCCCTTCTCAGCAGGTAAAGCACAGGTTTGCTCTTCTCCTCTCTGTCAGCCTCCACTCCTGACtgccctgcctttccctgcaaCACACAGCTGCCTCTTCCCAACATGGTCCCACTGGTGCTTCCTTGGGGCTCACTGCTCTCTGGATAACTCCTCCCATCTCCAGTGGCATCTCCCATCTTCTTCAGGCCTGACAGCTTCTCAAATCTCCTACTAGGAGTTGTCAGTGTAATGATGTGAATGGGATCCACTGCCACTGTCTAAAATACCTGTCACCTTCCTGCACAACCACCCAAGTTGCCCTGAACAAACTTTTTTGTGGTAGCTCCACTTTTCCCCAGCACCCTTTAAGTACCTCTACATGCAACCATTCACCTATCAATAGACCCAACCTTCCACTTTctcacctgtgctctgtgtcacccTGCTCTCTCTCATCTTGACTCCTGTGATGTTCCCTCCATGGCTAAgtcttctcctgctcctgttcttCCTTCACACACCCATCCAAACTATCAAGAGTCTTTTGCCAATGAATTCTTCTCTTGCAAATGTCCTTAGTAACCCTGATAGTCATCTCACTTCTATGGCTGTGGGTAATAAACAAAGCTGTGCAACACAGCTGCTTAGTACAAACTCTGATCTACTCAGAAACCCTCACTGAGTTCTATTTGCTGCTTTCACTTTCAGGAAAACGAATATGCCCTGGAGAGGGCCTGGCACGAATGGAGATATTCTTACTCATAGCCACCATCTTGCAGAACTTTACTCTGAAGTCTGTTGTCAAGCCCCAGGAGCTCAACATAACCCCCACTCTGAGTGGGACAGGCAATGTACCTCCTGCCtaccagctctgtgctgtgccccgCTGAAAAGCACTGAACTGCTCTCCAGTGTCCTGAAACCAGCTGTTCCTTTACATCTTCTTTGCTAAAATTAACAGCAGGAGTACTGACCCACCTTTCCCAGGCCTTCAGGAAGACAGTCCCAACACAGGTACATGCACAAAGCAGAGACTTCTGAAGCCTCCCAGAACTCCAGCACACCACAGGAGGCCCTGACATTGCAGCCTCTTGCACTGATGCTCTGTCACAGGATCACTGAGAGCATCAAACAGCTGGTttgtcaccagcacagctcccaccaAGACCATGCTTTGCAGATGGAGAGTGCTCCATGTGTGTACATTCATGATCCAATAAACAAAAATCTACTTATAAAGATCTGCGCTGTTTCTTATTTGGGGTTGAGTTGCACTGCAGAATAGGTCTGCAGAGCCTGTGGCCAGCACCCTGTGGGAAGGGCTGTCCCTTCTGGGTAAGGACCCTGCCTTTGTCATCcactgtgctcactgctgctgcttgcaagGAGCTCCAGAGCAGTCACAGCACACCAGCAGTCAGGAAGGCTCAGGGTGCTGGAGGGGAAGGGTGTCCTGCAGCCTGTCTGCCAAATGAAAATAATGCATTCATGCTTTTTGCTGGCTGTTGCAAGATCACTTACCTGAGCACTGGAGACTGCAACCAACCTCTCTGGCACCTCTTTTTCTACCATCAGTATCACTGCAGGGATTTAGATattctttattaaaatgaattaatttaggAAAAGAGTAGTGTCTCTTATTTCTGCCCCCAGCTACAATTTGGTGCCTTTCTTTCAGTAAGAGGCTGGAcagttttcataaaaatattgcGCCACAGATTGCTTTTTTCTGGGCTTCTTTGCTCCTGTGACCTTTGTGTTTGGATGCTCAATTTGTTGTGTTTGTCTTGATCTTTATTTACACAGATACTTGCTGTCCCCTGCATCATGGTCATATAAAAATCCTAGTggcaaaatataatttctgtgaTTGGTTGTCACAAGGCACTCAGAGACCATGTGAGTACTGCAGAGAAAACTGTGTGCAAGAATTCCCACCTCCCTTTGGAAATGTTTAGCATTATTTTGACAGAAATATCATATTTGCCCACATCTCAGGTCCATCCCTCCTTGcctctccattttttcccatgaaGGCTACAGCTCTAATGCTTGTGCACTCTAAAACAATGGCAAACCATTGCTGACTGCTCATCTTGGATTGCATCAAATGGACAGATGTGCAAGCAGAAACAGCAGTCATGTGTGAGACCCAGGCACAATGGG
The DNA window shown above is from Oenanthe melanoleuca isolate GR-GAL-2019-014 chromosome 6, OMel1.0, whole genome shotgun sequence and carries:
- the LOC130255070 gene encoding cytochrome P450 2C19-like — encoded protein: MELLGGVTVVLLICIACLLSFAAWKGRSGKGKMPPGPAPLPILGNLLQVKPSNLAKTLQKLSEEYGSVFTVHLGTEPVVVLHGHDVVKEALVDRADEFASRGHMPIGDRANNGMGIIFSNNEPWLQVRRFSLTTLRNFGMGKRSIEERIQEESDYLLEEINKTKGAAFDPTFMLSCTVSNVICSIVFGKRYDYKDKKFLALMNNMNNIFEMMNSIWGQLYQMYSGILDYLPGPHNNIFAEFDALKAFVAEEVKLHQASLDPNSPQDFIDCFLSKMQEEKDRPNSSFYLKNLITSTFDLFIAGTETTSTTVRYGLLLLLKYPKIQEKIQEEIDQVVGRSRKPCVADRTQMPYTDAVVHEIQRFISLIPLALPHTVTKDTSFRNYVIPKGTTIYPVLTSVLHDSKEFPNPHEFNPEHFLNKDGTFRKSDYFMPFSAGKRICPGEGLARMEIFLLIATILQNFTLKSVVKPQELNITPTLSGTGNVPPAYQLCAVPR